A genomic segment from Eulemur rufifrons isolate Redbay chromosome 19, OSU_ERuf_1, whole genome shotgun sequence encodes:
- the LOC138400302 gene encoding putative N-acetyltransferase 8B, producing MAPYLIRKYQESDRKWVVGLLSRGMTEHIPTTFRHMLKLPRTLLLLSGGPLALLLLSGSWLLALTFSLALLPVLWFFAGRPWREYVETALRTDMADITKSYLSEPGSCFWVAESEKRVVGTVGALPIDDPTLQEKRLQLFHLIVSPEHRGQGMAKALVRTVLQFARDQGYSEVVLGTTIMQRSALGLYQGMGFRKMGQSFHSLGFRLMNVNTVHFIYHLPSAQAGGR from the coding sequence ATGGCTCCTTATCTCATCCGCAAATACCAGGAGAGCGACCGCAAGTGGGTGGTGGGCTTGCTCTCCCGGGGGATGACCGAGCACATTCCCACCACTTTCCGCCACATGCTGAAGCTGCCCCGGACTCTCTTGCTCTTATCTGGGGGTCCCCTGGCCTTACTGCTGCTCTctggctcctggctcctggctctCACTTTCAGCCTCGCCCTCCTCCCTGTCTTGTGGTTCTTTGCTGGACGGCCCTGGAGGGAGTACGTAGAGACGGCTTTGCGCACAGACATGGCTGACATCACCAAATCCTACCTGAGTGAGCCTGGCTCCTGCTTCTGGGTGGCGGAGTCTGAGAAGAGGGTGGTGGGCACAGTGGGAGCTCTGCCCATTGACGACCCCACTTTGCAGGAGAAGCGGTTGCAGCTGTTTCACCTCATTGTGTCCCCTGAGCACCGTGGTCAGGGGATGGCAAAAGCCCTGGTCAGGACTGTCCTCCAGTTTGCCCGGGACCAGGGCTACAGTGAAGTTGTCCTTGGCACCACCATAATGCAGCGGTCTGCCCTGGGCCTCTACCAGGGCATGGGCTTCCGGAAGATGGGCCAGTCCTTCCATAGCTTGGGTTTCAGGCTAATGAATGTTAATACAGTTCATTTCATCTACCACCTCCCTTCTGCTCAGGCGGGGGGCCGGTGA